The following are encoded in a window of Panicum virgatum strain AP13 chromosome 5N, P.virgatum_v5, whole genome shotgun sequence genomic DNA:
- the LOC120675967 gene encoding uncharacterized protein LOC120675967 — MIILSDHAPDCGSPPHRSITGIDKQEQSTNAVKADMPTDKIDFTRNLLEKKEHTSSEYHSNNNADQHFTSKLSLPKFITVAQSINPKQRELVKSIGFHHLLDLSCKTLPKSIILWLARHFDVATTSLFLPNGYFFKISAYQIHQVLGIPIGGSPLPSFCDTKIKNLISEQTKCAGKYPTINELSSLIKDGLDDDKFKMVFALFAITTLLCPTSSDCASPDFFPAVHIPNKIISYNWCHIVLDKLVSSIAKFQQSTLSHGTAALGGCQFALMIIYFEMLDTTELFLPDTIPRIGLWSTENVSTYVKLDQINDDRNSFGKIPMKNVMFTAFRPRSLTNGIFIDTSNDIQDVLHSILPGQTFHNAQIQLQKSYEDLWIDHVQALRPVFISQILKSASIILENSKNDEFSFSNKFTSSCSIHKEIAGSTPCTAPAQHGNMVISTNYVQNEDSGLKSAHESAGSTEPGNDLSAASLTFCGTPINMPNFTCQQPLDDQFSIAGFLESAIEDLNPIDCRDGSDIYQCSQLLEFENKLLESDLRPLPCDIEPEGDLYASNILKFQ; from the exons ATGATTATCTTATCTGACCATGCCCCCGATTGTGGATCGCCGCCGCATCGATCCATCACTG GCATTGACAAGCAAGAACAGAGCACAAACGCTGTCAAGGCAGACATGCCGACTGATAAAATTGATTTCACCAGAAACTTACTAGAGAAAAAG GAGCATACTTCTTCCGAATATCATTCTAACAACAATGCTGATCAG CATTTTACTTCAAAGTTATCACTGCCAAAGTTCATCACTGTTGCACAGTCAATCAATCCCAAACAGAGAGAACTTGTCAAGAGTATTGGCTTCCATCACCTGCttgatttatcttgcaaaaCTCTACCCAAATCAATCATATTATGGCTAGCTAGGCATTTTGATGTCGCAACAACATCCTTATTTTTACCAAATGgctatttcttcaagatatcagCTTATCAAATACATCAGGTGCTTGGTATACCAATTGGAGGGTCCCCCCTACCTAGTTTCTGTGATACTAAAATAAAGAATTTAATATCCGAACAAACAAAATGTGCTGGCAAGTACCCCACTATCAATGAGCTTTCCTCTCTTATCAAAGATGGCCTTGATGATGATAAGTTCAAGATGGTTTTTGCTCTTTTTGCTATCACAACTCTTCTATGCCCCACCAGCAGCGACTGTGCAAGCCCAGATTTCTTCCCTGCTGTGCACATTCCTAACAAAATTATCAGCTACAACTGGTGTCATATTGTTCTTGACAAGTTAGTTTCATCTATTGCAAAGTTCCAACAGTCCACCCTATCACATGGTACAGCAGCCCTCGGCGGATGTCAATTTGCTCTAATG ATAATATACTTTGAGATGCTGGACACAACAGAGTTATTCTTGCCAGACACAATCCCACGTATTGGACTATGGTCAACTGAGAACGTGTCTACATACGTAAAACTTGATCAGATCAATGATGACAGGAATTCATTTGGCAAAATACCT ATGAAGAATGTTATGTTCACAGCATTTAGACCACGCAGTTTGACAAATGGTATCTTCATTGACACCTCAAATGACATACAAGATGTATTGCATTCTATTCTACCTGGGCAAACTTTCCATAAT GCCCAAattcaactccaaaaatcttATGAAGATCTCTGGATTGACCATGTTCAGGCATTGAGGCCTGTCTTCATTTCACAGATTTTGAAATCTGCTTCAATCATTCTCGAGAACAGCAAGAATGATGAATTCAGTTTTTCAAACAAGTTTACCTCATCCTGTTCAATTCATAAAGAAATAGCAGGGTCAACACCATGTACTGCACCCGCCCAACATGGCAATATGGTGATTAGCACCAACTATGTTCAGAATGAAGATTCAGGACTTAAATCAGCACATGAATCCGCTGGTTCCACCGAACCAGGTAATGACCTATCAGCGGCATCACTCACATTTTGTGGAACCCCCATCAATATGCCAAACTTTACATGCCAACAGCCTCTTGATGATCAGTTCAGTATTGCTGGGTTTCTAGAATCGGCCATCGAGGATCTTAATCCAATTGATTGTCGGGATGGAAGTGATATTTATCAGTGCAGTCAGCTGCTTGAGTTTGAAAATAAACTTCTTGAATCAGACTTGCGCCCTTTGCCATGTGATATAGAGCCAG AAGGAGATTTGTATGCCTCAAACATCCTCAAATTCCAATAA
- the LOC120675966 gene encoding protein FAR1-RELATED SEQUENCE 5-like — MAATMLKTHIQMLMDSCNGADDGCARKNVVAETMQNRFLQSFLTRRFEREEQEMCEKLASVEAALVVDDSCAAGLEDSSHHQSRGNAGVTFDQNTVFSDGLCAAGATKTGLNDLPSNGHRVRGFDLNEAAEPDFEGAGNGGEDEIVTDADLMPEPPTHDEVEMENMFDEMNYPTIAEIESAREPEVGMCFKTREEAFHFFKLYARKSGFAIKKNTAYKSRITGNLDKQIFVCNKSGKGVLNEEPGRKKRSNVILKTECKVLVRVKFESNQWIITAVNLEHNHVLAPSIWLVRFMKCHKHMSPSEKRFISILQDSRVPPRKVMSIFRMLRGHLRAVGFDAKDVSNLKTEENKKHRNKDVDELLAMFRERQQKIPGFYYSLQTDGDGTVRSVFWTDAVGRSNYKVYGDYMSFDTTFSTNVYDMPFAPFIGVDNHGKTILFGCALLRDQTTETFEWLFDTFIAAHNGKTPGAIITDQDQSIGNALDSKFPMAVRRFCFWHIMKVLKQKNISYFKARKGLYKGFKLAVRNSFTPQEFEDKWKQVLMEFNAHDNNRINYLYNIRSYWVPAYFMESFYPFSSTTGRSESTNAMFKGYVAHKDTIVNFFGAYESIQEKNLSTLDRCRYTSELKYPSQWSYNGLEEHAASVYTNAIFQKVQNELKKGTAYGVVEVVKDRLFKVSRKVGYRDPEFEKENYTVHVLGDRETFVCSCRKIDRDGIHCCHVWKIAERMDLLSVPSSFVRYRWTKAADQDVSLTAGQEMIIGGSKSSDAIQYCIMMADVSNFCSSIAGDQKAVELFAREFGEMKERINTKLKVPDVPIRMDDAVNAQDATTGHDGDAPSDKTTLKDPPRTTRKGPTKRKISFVEQALNAIDSKKSRQQRTKKPPIKRCTKCKSPSHDRKSCPEVGKMSQLPQAMIKRSVGIGNMQEAGDAQRSTSQRGVGGC, encoded by the exons atggctGCTACCATGTTGAAGACACACATACAGATGCTGATGGACTCATGCAATGGGGCTGATGATGGTTGTGCAAGAAAGAATGTAGTTGCAGAGACAATGCAGAACCGTTTTTTGCAG TCTTTCTTGACAAGAAGATTTGAAAGAGAGGAACAGGAAATGTGCGAAAAGTTAGCATCTGTTGAAGCAGCACTTGTGGTGGATGATAGTTGCGCTGCTGGTCTAGAAGACAGCAGCCATCATCAAAGCCGTGGTAACGCGGGGGTTACCTTTGATCAG AACACTGTGTTTAGTGATGGACTGTGTGCTGCTGGAGCAACAAAGACAGGCTTGAATGATTTACCATCAAATGGACATCGGGTTAGGGGCTTTGACCTGAATGAG GCTGCAGAACCGGACTTTGAAGGTGCTGGAAATGGTGGAGAAGATGAAATTGTAACTGATGCTGACTTGATGCCAGAACCACCAACACACGATGAGGTGGAGATGGAAAACATGTTTGATGAGATGAACTACCCAACAATTGCTGAGATTGAGAGTGCAAGGGAACCAGAGGTAGGCATGTGTTTCAAGACAAGGGAGGAGGCCTTCCACTTTTTCAAGCTATATGCTAGAAAGTCAGGGTTTGCTATTAAGAAAAACACAGCATACAAATCAAGAATAACGGGGAATCTTGACAAACAAATATTTGTGTGTAATAAAAGTGGTAAAGGTGTGCTTAATGAAGAGCCAGGGAGGAAAAAGAGGAGCAATGTTATACTGAAAACAGAGTGCAAAGTTTTGGTGCGTGTGAAGTTTGAATCTAACCAATGGATTATAACAGCAGTAAACTTGGAACACAACCATGTGCTTGCACCATCAATCTGGCTGGTGAGGTTTATGAAATGTCATAAACATATGTCACCAAGTGAGAAAAGATTTATTTCTATATTACAAGATAGCAGAGTTCCTCCAAGAAAAGTGATGTCTATATTCAGAATGCTAAGGGGGCACCTTAGGGCTGTTGGTTTTGATGCAAAAGATGTAAGCAACCTGAAGACTGAGGAAAACAAAAAGCACAGAAACAAGGATGTGGATGAGTTGCTGGCCATGTTCAGAGAGAGGCAGCAGAAAATTCCTGGGTTCTATTACAGCTTGCAAACAGATGGGGACGGGACAGTGCGAAGTGTGTTCTGGACAGATGCAGTTGGGAGATCGAACTATAAGGTCTATGGTGACTATATGTCATTTGACACGACATTTAGCACAAATGTTTATGACATGCCTTTTGCACCGTTCATTGGTGTTGACAATCATGGGAAGACGATCTTGTTTGGCTGTGCCTTGCTAAGGGACCAAACAACAGAAACATTTGAGTGGTTATTTGACACTTTTATAGCTGCTCACAATGGGAAGACACCGGGCGCAATTATAACAGATCAAGACCAATCAATTGGCAATGCATTGGATTCTAAGTTCCCAATGGCAGTAAGAAGGTTCTGTTTCTGGCACATAATGAAAGTGCTTAAACAGAAAAACATATCATACTTCAAAGCACGGAAAGGTTTGTACAAAGGTTTCAAACTTGCAGTTAGGAATTCATTTACCCCGCAGGAGTTTGAGGACAAGTGGAAACAGGTTCTTATGgaatttaatgctcatgacaACAACAGGATAAACTATCTATATAACATCAGAAGTTATTGGGTGCCAGCTTATTTTATGGAATCTTTTTATCCATTCTCTAGCACAACTGGAAGGAGTGAGAGCACAAATGCAATGTTTAAAGGTTATGTTGCACACAAAGATACTATAGTGAATTTTTTTGGAGCATACGAGAGCATCCAAGAGAAGAATTTGTCAACATTGGACAGGTGCAGATACACATCAGAGCTGAAATACCCCAGCCAATGGTCCTACAATGGCCTTGAAGAACATGCAGCTTCAGTCTACACAAATGCTATATTCCAGAAAGTGCAGAATGAACTAAAGAAAGGAACAGCTTATGGCGTTGTTGAAGTTGTTAAGGATAGACTGTTTAAAGTTTCAAGGAAAGTTGGTTATAGAGATCCTGAATTTGAAAAGGAAAATTATACTGTGCATGTGTTAGGAGATAGAGAAACATTTGTTTGCTCTTGCAGGAAAATAGACAGAGATGGCATACACTGTTGCCATGTGTGGAAAATAGCAGAAAGGATGGACTTGCTTTCAGTACCTAGTAGTTTTGTTAGGTACAGGTGGACTAAAGCAGCGGATCAAGATGTGTCGCTCACTGCTGGGCAAGAAATGATAATAGGAGGGAgcaaaagttcagatgcaattcAGTATTGTATAATGATGGCTGATGTCTCAAACTTTTGCTCATCAATAGCTGGTGACCAAAAAGCAGTGGAACTTTTCGCTAGGGAATTTGGTGAGATGAAGGAAAGAATAAATACAAAACTTAAAGTTCCAGATGTTCCTATCAGAATGGATGATGCTGTGAATGCACAAGATGCTACGACAGGGCATGATGGTGATGCACCTAGTGACAAGACAACATTAAAAGATCCACCGAGAACAACTAGAAAAGGTCCGACCAAGAGAAAGATTAGTTTTGTGGAGCAAGCCTTGAATGCAATAGATTCGAAAAAGTCTAGGCAACAAAGGACAAAGAAGCCGCCGATAAAACGATGCACAAAATGTAAGAGCCCTAGTCATGATAGAAAGTCGTGCCCAGAAGTTGGAAAGATGTCACAACTTCCACAG GCTATGATCAAGAGAAGTGTCGGGATTGGAAATATGCAAGAAGCAGGGGATGCTCAGAGGTCTACCAGTCAGAGAGGGGTGGGGGGTTGCTGA